The sequence CGCCAGTCAAAGCCGTAGCCGCAGATGGTGCGACATGAATACATGCGGGAACCGTCAGAAGAAGGCGCGTTTCAATGCCAACCAGCGCAAGAGAGTCTGAGCGGCTTCGGCCGGCGGGGCTCATCATCCGCGAGGCAGCCGACGATCGAGCGTTGGGGTTGATTCGGGGTCTCTCGTGTCGACCTCGAATGGCACCCGCACGTCGTTCCCGACTTGACGTCAGCCGACCCGTTCCGAACCGTCGAGATCAGCCAATGCTGCTCGGGCGCTTTCGAGTTCGTGGCTGAGCTCGTCGATTCGTTTCTGGGCCGCTGCCCGCGCCGACTGTATGACACCGTCGACCGCACTGATCGCCGCGTCGTCCCCGAGTTCGCGCATCGCGCGGGCCACCCGGTCGGACGTCGCCTCTGTGGGTTTGCCATGCCTCTTGCTGCCGTGTGAGATCGATATGGTCCACGTACCCTCGCCGGTAGACGTGATGGTGACACCGACCGCTGCGGCAGGAGCTTTCGTACGCCGTGCAGCTTTCGCCGCAACGGGTTTCGGTTCCACTGTTCTCGCCTCTGGGGGTTTCGTGCGTCCGGGTTCCGGCTTCGGTTCGGGCGTGGCGCCACTTGCTGAGGCTGCGGGTGCCGGCGCCGCCTTGGCGGGTCGCGGACGCGGCGGAGTGGTCGAGGTTGCTGCCGCACGAGTCCTGTGCAGTTCGTCGGCTTCGAACGGCAGTTGATCGTCGACGCCCTTCGGGCTCGCGGTGACCGTGGAACCGTCGATGGACACGACGCGGGCCGACGCTCCAGCGTCCAGGCCGAGCGACGGCATCGGATCACGAAGATAGACGGTGACGCGCTTTCCCGCGGCGAGTCCCGCGGACAGCGATGCCAGGTCGTCGGGAGTCAATCCAGTCCTTCTGCGCGAATTCACGCAGAACATGTTCGCACACGCGTGCGAACGAGGCACGCTCGGCGCACTGACCCACTCACACGATTCAGGGCATCTCCACCGTCTGCGCGCGGCGGATCTCCTCGACAGCGCGCACCAGGAAAGGCTCGTGATCGATCCCCGCGGCTGCCGCCAGGTCGGCGGCGACAAGAATGGCGGCGCCGACGATTGCCGCCTGCGGGATGGGCGGTGCCGGATCGTCGTCGCTGTCCGAGTGCTCGCGCACACCCAGAGCGCCGGTGAGTACCACCACGACCGCTGCGGGTTCGACCGGCGCATCCCACAGTCCGGCGCCTCCTACGGTACGGGTGAGTACGTCGGAGACATCGTCACCGCTCAGGCCATCCTGGTA is a genomic window of Gordonia sp. SID5947 containing:
- a CDS encoding DUF6319 family protein; the protein is MFCVNSRRRTGLTPDDLASLSAGLAAGKRVTVYLRDPMPSLGLDAGASARVVSIDGSTVTASPKGVDDQLPFEADELHRTRAAATSTTPPRPRPAKAAPAPAASASGATPEPKPEPGRTKPPEARTVEPKPVAAKAARRTKAPAAAVGVTITSTGEGTWTISISHGSKRHGKPTEATSDRVARAMRELGDDAAISAVDGVIQSARAAAQKRIDELSHELESARAALADLDGSERVG